ATGTCATCTACATTTTTtgcactatttttattaattaattttaaataagcgtATTTTCACGACAATAACATTCAAAGAAAATAAGGATAacgtttttaaagtaattccTTGGTAGATTTCACGACAAAACCAAACATTTGACAAATGACGAAAACTTGACAGTTAGCTAATTCGTGTTGCCACATTAAAACGTCATACGTGATCAGATACgctgactaaaataaaaattcctgAACCGTATtgcgttttataaattatttaataaaacgttttttggactatgtaaaatataatttaatgatataattgatttgttatttaaattatgtttagttATTGTATGATGATCCGCGATTTCTAATTTTTCAAGGCTCGAGAAATTTAGTCACTAGTTTAGCATCGAAAAATatggttactttttattttgaaataagatataataataagaataaaactgTTGCTGAAATTTTatagtaactttaaatatataacatagttatcaagtaaaagtaaatttgtaaaaaaaaatattaccttcaTCTGGTTCCAGGTTACCAGCTAGCATtctaataaatgttgttttaccCGTACCATTTTCACCAAGCAATACTAATATCTCAGAGTCTGAGAACTCTCCTTGAGCTACATGTAGATGGAAGTCACCCATTGATTTGTTCATTTCTGGATACTCATAATGGTTCATTCTTTTTATCtgtgtaattattttgaaatttgaatgtTTTGTGAATGAAGattgtattatttgaatttaaaaaagtttgctgttgtttatatatagtgcatgtaatattctaaattaaaaaaataatagaatattacaCTCTATGTGATTATgtgtaaattcaataaaaagttaaaccaatgtttttatatacaataaataatacatacctCTTCCTCTGTAGCAGATTCTGCTACTTTGAAGACAAGAGATTCAGTTCTGAATCTCATATTTTCAGTGGGCACAAACCCATCaaggaatatatttatacctacaaaaattattcaactataataattatcttattattatattatattaattattatttataattttgaaatattacaaagaaatatgaatatatcatcataaatgtaaatgtatacataatgtaaaaaaataataatacaaatttatagttatttcttAGTTTTTTCAGTTACTTACCTTCTCGAACAGAGAAAGGCATAGTCACAACACCATAAGCACCAGGAACACCATATAAGCAGCAGATGAAATCTGACAGATAATCCAATACTGACAAGTCATGCTCTACTACAATAATGAACCTGttgacaatttttataattttaatgtatattgctGCATTAAATTGCATAAAGTattagttttttcttttaagacTATTAAGTTCatatttgacatatattttgtttaaagaagaatataaagcttgtaaaagccaccttgaataaagtatatttcgatttttttatacaagcaTACTGTAGAATATCTAACATTCTTAAGCAAAAGACAATATCATGACACAATAGAGCTTAAAATGTCCACAATCTGTAAAGAGAATCAGTCAAGCAATccaataattattctttaaaaaaatatataaacctacATAAAAGAGACAGTGCTTAGTAATAGGGCTGTTACTAATCTTATTAGtagtaatgtatatatttataaacgctTAAAGGCTAGTGTAGCGTTTGCCAACAGTACAAATTGCggcaaattattatcataaaacttACTTATCAGGGTCTATGAGTGAGCGTATAGTTCTGGCAGCATTAAGACGCTGCTTGACATCCAAGTAGGAAGATGGTTCGTCAAACATAAATATGTCGCCGTTTTGTATACAAACCATGGCGCAAGCAAAACGTTGCAGCTCACCACCAGATAATGCTGCGATTTCTCGATTACGAATATGTGTCAAatctaaaataatgataaatatttgaaattgtatggtataaattaagtaaataaaaagcaaGCAGGTAcaactatatgtatatttggatactaaaaataggtattttttgataaaatgtaatatcataaatgcaaaagtgagtttgttttttcatttttttgctACTCATTCACATTTATACTACCTAACCAATCATTATAAAGTTTTGCATGCACACTTTTAGGGGTACAGAAATGGAGTTAGGATATAAGTACCCTATACACCTGTCTATCCCTCATTCAGGTGAAGCTGCAGGCAGAAACTAGTAATAGAATATGTAACACTTACCCAGCATTCTACATATCTCAGGTTGATTTTTTCTCTCATCCTTCTTATCAAGCAATTGGCCAACAGTACCTTTGACCGCTTTTGGGATTTGATCCACATATTGAGGTTTGATAAGAGCTTTTAAGTCATCTTCAAGGATTTTAGTAAAGAAGTTTTGAAGCTCTGAGCCACGGAAATGAGACAGAATCTCTTGCCAGTCTGGAGGGTCCtggtaattacattttaattaaatctcttTCCTATGTTATGTACAGTATATTAGTATACCTTGTAAGtagtaaatatgatatataaatatttttaatgaattaaatggtaatttattaagtttttatttaaaatataagagtaatttaataacatattataattcacaATGCACTAATGGAGTAAAATATACAGtaagtaaatcaaaatatgtgaAAAGGATGACacattgtaatttttacaaaagcaataataaatacCTTGCAATGTTTTAAGCATAACATTTCAACACATCACTATATCATtgtttgtacaaaaaatacttttattatcttattattttattttattatgttataaaatataacaaggttatttaaaatctaatagtATTCTAGTTGTGATTtgcttttcaaaattatttattatattaatattaaacaaatatttcataatttttactatttttatttcatatttatttatattcaaggatttaattttaataattattttgaacacaTATTGATATTTCAGTAACAgtcaataattacaataaattaggGACTGGATTTAGACTGgtttaatttatgttgtaaatatttacataagagtATCTTAATATGTATGCTTTACAGTCCTGACTTATGataatgtgataaatatttctttgatcATACTTAATCTTCTgtacaataaattatctttttcatACTTTGCAATGATATAcactaaaaatgaattaaagacaataatatatataagtaactacTTACAGCATAACGGCCCAAGTTGGGTTTCTGTTTTCCAGCAAGGATCTTCAAAGCAGTTGATTTTCCAATACCATTCTGACCAACTAGACCGAGTACTTCACCTGGTCGAGGTATTGGCAAACGATGAAGTTTAAAAGAGTTCTTTGAGTATCTATGCGTTGTATGCTTCTCTAAGTTTGATGGAATATTGATGATAGTGATAGCATCAAATGGACATTTCTGAAATAatgaatatacaattaattatattgtataagtgtacataatattgttttaataaatcatcaaCCATCAATCAATCATGCATTAACAATAACTTGTACTGCAACTTTGGGTTTCTTTTGTTACataatgaaaaacaatattttcataaatgatgacattaaatattatagctattaataatataaattataaagatgtttaaatatacaaactcaTCAATTCTAgatgtttataaaatagataatgtcCCTATGGTCACAGAAGGATAATTTATAAGTGTTAAGACATATTTAAGAAACTTTTATGTAGGAAAATGTACAGTGACATGTTACAAACCTTGACACATATACCACAACCGATGCAAAGTTCCTCCGAAATTGTAGCGATCTTGTCGTTGGGAGTCACCTCGATGCACAGTTTACCCATACGCACCACAGGGCAACTTTTCTTGCATTCTTGCCTACATCTTTTGGGTTTACAACGATCAGCATTTACAATTGCGATACGTGTAAGTTTGTCTGTCTCTTCAAAGGCTTTTTTTCGAGACATcactgttaattaaaatacacaaattacatCAAAGCAAACGATTTGTATTcgcctttttaatatatattttggtcaATATGCCACGATATCCAGAAATCTTAATATAACCTCAACAATTATCATATGGTAGACTTCAATTAAGAActaattataagaatattttaatgtaactgtTTCATTTGAAagggttattttttaatatttataatgtactagaaaaaatcattatacctaataaaatacAGCGAACGTTGGCTAGACTTTGCCTACGTTCGCGTGTCCTTACGTCTCGTAATGTCAAAAGGAACAATATTGAAGATTGTTACGTTCAAGTGAAacgccaaattaaaaaaaaagcagaaTTGTTCGGATAATCTATCAAACAATATAGTtacacagaaaaatattttattgtaatttaaaactctAGCTtagtgaattatataaataaaataaatttacttagcTACAATATGAATGACACACTTACAAATActgaaaaatgaaaatgtacgaTTGACTATTTTTGATGATACTGTGAACTCCTGtactatactttatatatatatatatagtagtagACAATCTTAGAGGCAGATATGATAGAAATATTTAGGTACCTAAgcttgttttgttgttttatattatttcgacTGCTAATCTGATAGACCTTTTGGTGGACACATATATTATGACACATATAAAAATTCCAAAACTTTTAACACTATTTAGTTTCAGTATAGTCTAGTGCAAAcacatactttattataatagtatcaaGTATGTTTAAGGACACATTTGACaaaactgtaatatatatatacgaatgtttaatgactatattaaatttacaaacgaTATCATCaatcatataaatacaatttaagcaaGTGAACaagaataattttacttttatgcgGCTAGGGTACTAAATAGTAAAGTGTTTTAAATAGTCTCAGAGATTGTCGAGAGTCCGTTGTTGCAGAAATAAGCTACAGAATTCGCAGCTTAGAGTGACCATCCGCATAGACCCCAATATAATTCGTAAGATATCCTTTGAGGTTGCAAACATTCTAGCACGCTTTCGTCCTTGTATAGTCTGGTGGACATAGTGTTAATATTCAATCAATCAATGTATTTGTAATCAAATAGATTTTGTtggaacttttgaatcgtcagttGTTACCACTCGTTTGTAGTGTGGATTCTGCCATAACCGGCATTAATAACAGTATAAAAAATAGCAGTCGTAGTACATGATGAATGATTATGAATGTCCTATGTCCCCTAGATGGGACAGAGGACGTCCACAGATGTCCTACATCGCGATCGGTCTTGGGCTTCAGCCTTCACCTCGCTCCACGTCATTCCGATGCTCGCCGCCTCTGCCAACACGGAGCGTCGCCAGGTTTGACGGGAATGGCCACGCTTTCTTTTCCCTTGGGGATTCCAGTACAAAGCTTGTTTGGGAATATGGTCGGGGTCCCTTCGGAGCGTGTGTCCAATCCATCTCCACTTGCGACGCTTGATCTGACTGTCGATCGGGCTCTCATGGCATTTCTCCAACAGCTCTAAGTTTGAGATGGTCTCGGGCCAGTAAATACCGAGAATGCGACGAAGACAGCGGTTGACGAAAACTTGGATTAGGCGTGAGATGTCCTTTGTAACCTTCCACGTTTCGCACCCGTAAAGCAACACGGACTTCACGTTGGGCCCGAATATCTTAAGTTTAATCCTTCGGGTCAGTTTCTGCGATTGCCAAACAGGTCTCAGCTGCGCGTAGGTAGCTCGGGCTTTGGCTATCCGTGAAGCGATGACCTCTTCACTTCCACCAGTCTCTGACACGACGCTCCCGAGGTATGTAAATTTGTGGACGCGTTCCACTACCTCTGTGCCAATCAGCAACGGTGAGCGATTCTTTTCTCATCTCCTGGGTCTTCCGGATGTTGATTTTGCCGTTTCCTGACTTAGATCGTTTAACTTAGCTTGCATATCGGCTTGGGTATGACTCAGCAGGCATAGGTCATCAGTATAATCCAAGTCTTCAAAGACGTTGGATAATCCCCACTCTATGCCGCGGCACCTGTGTTCTAAGATGCGAAGCATAATTCCGTCAAGATTGACTAAGAAGAGTAGCGGCGATAGGACGCAGCCTTGGCGAACACCCGCGTGCACCGCAACGTCATCCGGTATGAGGCCGCTTTGAGCTACTTTGCAAGAATACTTATTGTAAATGCTTTGTAGCAAACGGACTATTTTCGGCGCACTACAATTTTCAAGAGGCGGGACCAGATGCTAGACCACTTCAATGTATCAAAGGGTTTTTCAAAGTCGACAAAGGTTAAACCTCCCTCCGCCATTCTTATGCCTGTTCCAGTATGATTCGTAGAGTGTTGATCTGGTCCGTACTTGAGCAGTTCCTCCGGAAACCAGCCTGCTCCTTGCGTAGAAGAGACTCCACGGCCTTCGACAGTCTATCCAGGATGATCTTGCAGAAAACCTTAGAGGAATCGAGAGCAGAGTGATACCTCTCCAGTTATCGCATAGGGTAGGTCCCCTTTCTTAGGAACAGTTATAAGGAGACCTTTGTTCCAATCGTCAGGGAGCTCTTCGGCGGTCCAGATCCATTCCATAAGAAGAGACAAAACGTCGACGGCGGAGGTAAGTCGGCTTGTGGCATTTCCGCAGTTATCAGGTCGAGTCCTGGTGCTTTgcctgttttttgttttttttttgttttgtagtacataatatagtttttttttga
Above is a window of Vanessa atalanta chromosome 19, ilVanAtal1.2, whole genome shotgun sequence DNA encoding:
- the LOC125071577 gene encoding uncharacterized protein LOC125071577; the protein is MPQADLPPPSTFCLFLWNGSGPPKSSLTIGTKVFCKIILDRLSKAVESLLRKEQAGFRRNCSTQSGLIPDDVAVHAGVRQGCVLSPLLFLVNLDGIMLRILEHRCRGIEWGLSNVFEDLDYTDDLCLLSHTQADMQAKLNDLKVVERVHKFTYLGSVVSETGGSEEVIASRIAKARATYAQLRPVWQSQKLTRRIKLKIFGPNVKSVLLYGCETWKVTKDISRLIQVFVNRCLRRILGIYWPETISNLELLEKCHESPIDSQIKRRKWRWIGHTLRRDPDHIPKQALYWNPQGKRKRGHSRQTWRRSVLAEAASIGMTWSEVKAEAQDRSRCRTSVDVLCPI
- the LOC125071243 gene encoding protein Pixie gives rise to the protein MSRKKAFEETDKLTRIAIVNADRCKPKRCRQECKKSCPVVRMGKLCIEVTPNDKIATISEELCIGCGICVKKCPFDAITIINIPSNLEKHTTHRYSKNSFKLHRLPIPRPGEVLGLVGQNGIGKSTALKILAGKQKPNLGRYADPPDWQEILSHFRGSELQNFFTKILEDDLKALIKPQYVDQIPKAVKGTVGQLLDKKDERKNQPEICRMLDLTHIRNREIAALSGGELQRFACAMVCIQNGDIFMFDEPSSYLDVKQRLNAARTIRSLIDPDKFIIVVEHDLSVLDYLSDFICCLYGVPGAYGVVTMPFSVREGINIFLDGFVPTENMRFRTESLVFKVAESATEEEIKRMNHYEYPEMNKSMGDFHLHVAQGEFSDSEILVLLGENGTGKTTFIRMLAGNLEPDEGASQLPQLHISYKPQKISPKSQGLVRSLLHDKIRDAYTHPQFITDVMKPMKIEEIMDQEVQNLSGGELQRVALVLCLGKPADVYLIDEPSAYLDSEQRLVAAKVIKRFILHAKRTGFVVEHDFIMATYLADRVIVFEGTPSSNATAHAPQSLLNGMNKFLELLGITFRRDPNNFRPRINKHSSVKDIEQKRAGQYFFLED